The following proteins are co-located in the Cutaneotrichosporon cavernicola HIS019 DNA, chromosome: 3 genome:
- a CDS encoding uncharacterized protein (mfs general substrate transporter), translating into MTSPPPSPTIIYDSERRYYADHARDHSRDHSRDHSRSASPTTPPRRRFSRRTSSRTNTNMVDYGTNPARRESLIPPDVHAILEAKRRRMCGNLCGLRTRSVQVALMCISVLMSAVQANGVYCWPTYGPIVQQRLGLHNTEAQTIVVGGILGVYLCAAPMGALVDRYGPRAGSLMSALVAATGYCSFAAVVRVDEDEGAGPRTYLVLTACFFLVGAATVGSYFAALTTASLSFPSHPTLSLSLPLACMGLSSLFLSSFSSLAVFQVDGELDPVRYLTFLGLLSAAVNLFAAVFMRVIPPDPPVLHDDVESDSEDDLDHAYNDYADLSASLHLDERSPLLIGGPEAAREDVEAQETGKATRWTAVGLIRNPGFWAFGLVMMGCIGPSETVMATFGNIVTALLPPDALLTLSALGQATTQAFQLFNPTALTSTPPIVLTAAKDEALMLRNKHVFILSISSTVSRLVTGVLADYLAPAAVAVPAPYSDDPDAPTHYFVQKKPIIMHRSMFAATCAGFLALVFAWAAGWLYTEGTLWLLSFGVGSLYGALFTLSPAIISTHFGATSFGLSWGMISYFPALGSAIYSYLYAFLATAESNTNESVMDMAICYGRGCFNASFWVAAAGCASSALGLVYIGRRWNV; encoded by the exons TACATCCTCCcgcaccaacaccaacatGGTCGACTATGGCACCAACCCTGCTCGCCGCGAGTCGCTCATCCCCCCAGACGTCCACGCCATCCTGGAAGCGAAGCGCCGGCGTATGTGCGGCAACTTGTGCGGCTTGAGGACGCGCAGCGTCCAAGTGGCGCTCATGTGCATCTCGGTGCTCATGAGCGCGGTACAGGCCAATGGCGTGTATTGCTGGCCGACCTA CGGGCCCATCGTCCAGCAGAGGTTGGGACTTCATAACACCGAAGCGCAGACCATTGTCGTCGG AGGGATATTGGGCGTCTACCTCTGCGCTGCGCCCATGGGCGCACTTGTCGACCGGTATGGACCTCGCGCTGGCTCACTCATGAGCGCCCTAGTGGCGGCTACTGGGTACTGCTCGTTCGCTGCAGTTGTCCGggtcgatgaggacgagggcgctGGACCGCGCACCTATCTCGTCCTCACTGCATgcttcttcctcgtcggGGCGGCCACAGTCGGCAGCTACTTTGCCGCTCTCACCACTG caTCGCTCAGCTTCCCTTCCCACCCGacgctgtcgctgtcgcttCCGCTAGCGTGCATGGGCCTGTCGTCGCTCTTCCTGTCCTCATtctcgtcgctcgccgTGTTCCAGGTTGACGGGGAACTCGACCCGGTCCGTtacctcaccttcctcggaCTCCTCTCCGCAGCTGTCAACCTCTTCGCTGCTGTATTCATGCGCGTCATCCCCCCCGACCCGCCTGTGCtgcacgacgacgtcgaaTCGGAtagcgaggacgacttgGACCACGCATACAACGACTACGCGGACCTCTCGGCGTCTCTGCATCTGGACGAACGTAGCCCGCTACTTATCGGTGGCCCAGAGGCGGCACgtgaggacgtcgaggcgcaggaGACGGGCAAGGCGACGCGGTGGACTGCGGTTGGACTGATTCGCAACCCGGGCTTCTGGGCGTTTGGCCTGGTGATGATGGGCTGCATCGGCCCGTCCGAGACTGTGATGGCGACGTTTGGCAACATTGTCACGGCGCTCCTGCCGCCCGATGCCCTGCTGACCCTCTCGGCACTGGGGCAGGCGACGACCCAGGCCTTCCAGCTCTTCAACCCGACGGCCCTCACGTCGACTCCGCCTATTGTGCTAACTGctgccaaggacgaggcaCTGATGCTGCGCAACAAGCACGTGttcatcctctccatctcctcgaccgtctCGCGTCTGGTGACAGGAGTGCTTGCCGACTACCTCGCCCCTGCAGCGGTCGCCGTGCCCGCCCCTTACAGCGACGACCCCGACGCGCCCACGCACTACTTTGTGCAGAAGAAGCCGATCATCATGCACCGCTCAATGTTTGCGGCTACCTGTGCCGGTTTCCTCGCTCTAGTGTTCGCGTGGGCCGCTGGCTGGCTCTATACCGAGGGCACGCTGTGGCTGCTGAGCTTCGGCGTCGGCTCTCTCTACGGCGCGCTTTTCACGCTGAGCCCCGCCATCATCTCGACGCATTTCGGCGCCACCAGCTTCGGCTTATCGTGGGGCATGATCTCGTACTTTCCCGCGCTCGGCAGCGCCATATACTCT TACCTGTACGCgttcctcgccaccgccgaaAGCAACACGAACGAGAGCGTCATGGACATGGCGATCTGCTACGGCCGTGGCTGCTTCAACGCGAGCTTCtgggtcgcggcggcggggtgTGCCTCCTCGGCCCTTGGCCTCGTGTATATCGGCCGTCGCTGGAACGTCTAG
- a CDS encoding uncharacterized protein (Dynein light intermediate chain (DLIC)): MAATPPRRQPAAGPSTPHVPSEGREDLWADILRSADRAKALPRKNVVLLSERHRGRAHLLDKVVGKRRARQPLAIGYDLLTSDDRDDDTPPVSVIYPPSSHPSLLRLVDTSLPPHPLPNTAVVIVLDWSKPSTMVRELLAWLGWVDAWAARTALVDMSVAVDEMHERLQSHLQHYTEPTTAALTNYGAVLPLGQGSLTRNPSGVPIVVVCTRADLMDALGDEIGMKGGGWEERTDWIQQVLRTVCLAYGAALFYTAPTQPQTYTLLREYLFHRLYSSSQVEGAPQRFPFPHRANVLDRDAVMVPSGWDSWGKITILREPFDPARVGKAWDVSSSRSNSNGEEEADAEGIEDLWAAMIPDMERPAVPNPAAVAVISEPEQGFLQRQLDSLVKSDAKGVFRRAAENVDERYGVVGPMGTGGLSLPGVEKAMAEMEGNAAEDVATRLHARKDSKASGPASPDRSSTVQNEALHNFFQGLLAKKQGTASANATPTKAAPKAAK, translated from the exons AtggccgcgacgccgcctcgtcgccaaccCGCCGCCGGGCCCAGCACACCGCATGTACCCAGCGAAGGGCGAGAAGATCTATGGGCCGACATTCTACGGAGCGCGGACCGCGCCAAAGCCCTGCCGCGCAAGAACGTCGTCCTCTTAAGCGAACGGCATCGCGGCCGCGcacacctcctcgacaaagTCGTCGGCAAGCGCCGGGCGCGCCAACCCCTAGCAATTGGATACGACCTACTGACAAGCGACGACCGGGACGACG ACACACCGCCTGTCAGCGTCATCTATCCGCCCAGCTCGcatccctccctcctccgcctcgtgGACACGTCGCTGCCCCCCCATCCCCTGCCG AATACCGCAGTGGTCATCGTGCTCGACTGGAGCAAACCTAGCACAATGGTGCGCGAGCTACTCGCATGGCTGGGATGGGTGGATGCTTGGGCGGCGCGTACCGCTCTCGTCGACATGTCGGTTGCGGTCGATGAGATGCACGAGCGGC tccAATCACACCTGCAGCATTACACAGAACCAaccaccgccgcgctcacAAACTATGGCGCCGTCCTCCCACTCGGACAGGGCAGCCTGACGCGCAATCCATCTGGTGTACCCATCGTTGTGGTCTGCACTCGCGCAGACCTGATGGACGCCCTCGGTGACGAGATTGGCATGAAGGGCggtggatgggaggagCGTACCGACTGGATCCAGCAAGTCCTGCGCACCGTGTGTCTAGCCTACGGCGCCGCGCTCTTCTACACGGCTCCGACCCAGCCCCAGACATACACCCTGCTTCGCGAGTACCTCTTCCACCGCCTGTACAGTTCTTCACAGGTCGAGGGTGCGCCGCAGCGTTTCCCTTTTCCCCACCGTGCGAATGTGCTTGATCGCGACGCAGTCATGGTCCCATCCGGGTGGGACTCGTGGGGGAAGATTACGATTCTGCGCGAGCCGTTTGATCCAGCTCGAGTGGGTAAGGCATGGGACGTCAGCTCGTCCCGGAGTAATAGTaatggggaggaggaggcggatgCCGAAGGAATTGAGGATCTTTGGGCCGCCATGATCCCTGATATGGAAAGGCCAGCCgtccccaaccccgccgCGGTGGCTGTTATCTCTGAGCCCGAGCAGGGGTTCCTCCAGCGCCAGCTGGACAGCCTCGTCAAGAGCGACGCAAAGGGCGTGTTccggcgcgcggccgagaaTGTCGACGAACGGTATGGCGTCGTTGGCCCAATGGGGACGGGCGGGCTTAGCCTCCCAGGCGTCGAGAAGGCTatggccgagatggaggggaatgctgccgaggacgtggcCACGCGCTTACATGCCCGAAAG gacTCGAAGGCGTCCGGACCTGCATCGCCCGATAGATCGTCGACGGTGCAGAATGAGGCGTTGCACAACTTT ttcCAAGGCCTGCTCGCCAAGAAGCAGGGCACGGCGTCGGCAAACGCGACGCCCACAAAGGCCGCGCCAAAGGCGGCGAAATAG
- a CDS encoding uncharacterized protein (CSL zinc finger), translating into MAQTDYYAVLGVRPTAPNDEITLAWRRLVLASHPDKARSAPAQTDIRLVNEARAVLSDPARRADFDAQRTAAPPSGPRIREHVSLEAFTAHPSAEEPEHFTLECRCGQSYDVTVDELEAGVDVVGCPGCGEYIGIDYEVVEE; encoded by the exons ATGGCTCAAACAGACTATTATGCTGTCTTGGGTGTCCGACCTACGGCCCCCAACGACGAGATCACGCTTGCCTGGCGCCGCCTCGTGCTGGCT TCGCACCCTGACAAGGCGCGTTCTGCGCCAGCACAAACCGACATCCGCCTCGTGAACGAGGCACGTGCGGTCCTCTCGGAtcccgcgcgccgcgccgactttgacgcGCAGCGCacagccgcgccgccctcaGGGCCGCGGATACGAGAGCACGTCTCTCTTGAGGCATTTACGGCGCACCCGAGCGCCGAAGAACCTGAGCACTTCACTCTCGAGTGCCGATGCGGACAGTCTTATGACGTGAccgtcgatgagctcgaggcagGCGTCGATGTTGTCGGGTGTCCAGGGTGCGGGGAGTACATTGGGATCGACTAtgaggtggtcgaggagtAG
- a CDS encoding uncharacterized protein (Acetyltransferase (GNAT) domain) yields the protein MTTTQIHWANDEPYLTVPSHPHITITPYKDNPADLAALVRIANDPRVGKWSFGRPYPFSLADARKRVDDNVTQAEAVAELRAGRKVGVNPFTVVRWDGAYVGDLVLFKKEEWEVAYALDPEVHGRGVGTAVIRTVLEWAVAELGVRSVEATANPASTRMLEKLDFERVEVKMLAWPEHNGGGEREVAVYRKQLAAPQ from the exons ATGACAACAACCCAGATCCACTGGGCCAACGACGAGCCTTACCTCACCGTTCCCTCACATCCGCACATAACCATCACGCCGTACAAGGACAACCCCGCAgacctcgcggccctc GTCCGCATAGCAAACGACCCGCGCGTAGGCAAGTGGTCCTTCGGCCGTCCGTACCCCTTTTCCCTCGCCGATGCGAGGAAGCGCGTAGACGACAACGTCACtcaggccgaggccgtggCAGAGCTCCGTGctgggaggaaggtgggcgTCAATCCCTTCACGGTGGTGCGGTGGGACGGGGCTTATGTCGGCGACTTGGTCTTGTTTaagaaggaggagtgggaagTCGCGTacgccctcgaccccgaggtCCACGGACGTGGTGTCGGGACTGCAGTGATTCGGACCGTATTGGAATGGGCTGTTGCCGAGTTGGGTGTGCGGAGCGTTGAAGCG ACTGCCAACCCTGCAAGCACACGGATGCTGGAGAAACTCGACtttgagcgcgtcgaggtcaagatgCTCGCGTGGCCGGAACATAATGGGGGCGgtgagcgcgaggtggCTGTGTACCGAAAACAACTTGCTGCACCGCAGTGA